Proteins encoded by one window of Salmonirosea aquatica:
- a CDS encoding HNH endonuclease has product MAQDLWTREQTILAFNLYCKIPYGTIHGRNPKLHELAKILGRSPGAVGRKMQNLASFDPYHKARGVKGLSNASKLDEKIWNEFNGNWNDLVYESELLLAKKQDIPIEQKFKINEDRLASKTGETRLQLVKMRVNQSFFRSVVLGMYNTRCAVSGINLPDMLRASHIVPWSKNKQERINPENGICLSALYDAAFDKGYIGIDTDYRIIIANKLKKYSKEAYYQEQFGKLEGRSLYLPDKFLPRQSFLEFHLNEIFNK; this is encoded by the coding sequence ATGGCGCAAGATCTTTGGACGCGTGAGCAGACCATATTAGCCTTTAATTTGTACTGTAAAATTCCTTATGGCACGATTCACGGCCGCAATCCAAAATTGCATGAATTAGCAAAAATCCTTGGCAGATCCCCTGGCGCGGTTGGTCGTAAGATGCAAAATCTGGCAAGTTTCGATCCCTATCACAAAGCAAGAGGTGTCAAAGGTCTTTCAAACGCCAGTAAGCTTGACGAGAAAATCTGGAACGAATTCAATGGCAATTGGAATGATCTGGTTTATGAGAGTGAATTGCTTTTGGCAAAAAAGCAGGATATTCCTATTGAACAGAAGTTTAAAATCAACGAAGATAGATTGGCGTCAAAAACTGGAGAAACCCGTTTACAACTGGTGAAGATGCGGGTTAATCAAAGCTTTTTTCGATCAGTGGTGTTAGGAATGTACAACACTCGCTGCGCTGTAAGTGGGATCAATTTGCCTGATATGCTTCGAGCCAGCCACATTGTCCCTTGGTCAAAAAATAAACAAGAGAGAATCAACCCTGAAAATGGTATTTGTTTGTCAGCACTTTATGATGCTGCTTTTGACAAAGGGTATATAGGAATCGATACGGATTATCGAATAATAATCGCTAACAAATTGAAAAAATACTCGAAGGAGGCTTATTACCAGGAGCAGTTCGGCAAATTAGAGGGTAGGTCTCTTTATCTTCCAGACAAGTTTTTACCCCGACAATCCTTTTTAGAATTCCATTTGAATGAAATTTTTAATAAATG
- a CDS encoding endonuclease III domain-containing protein: protein MTSLPDLAAKTMQAHERLNAHYGVQEIYGRADPMHELIGTILSHRTTHANEVTAYRTMRERFPTWEAVRDAPLPDLIDAIGTATYPEIKAPYIQQVLIRLFQEKGTATIDFLHELSTEAAMKWLTDLPGVGPKTATLLLLFNFKKPLLPVDTHVHRVTQRLGLIGPKVSAAKAHDLLLRYLPRDATVLFNFHKHFYWHGQRVCTWYDPKCSECVLRTMCDYYQSGKTTVLSSTVGRRKF from the coding sequence ATGACCTCACTGCCCGACTTAGCCGCCAAAACAATGCAGGCCCACGAACGGCTGAATGCACACTACGGAGTACAGGAAATATACGGCCGTGCCGATCCCATGCATGAGCTGATCGGTACCATCCTGTCGCACCGCACCACCCATGCCAACGAAGTGACAGCCTACCGCACCATGCGTGAACGCTTTCCGACCTGGGAGGCTGTCCGCGATGCCCCGCTGCCCGATCTTATCGACGCCATCGGCACGGCTACTTATCCTGAGATCAAAGCTCCCTACATTCAGCAGGTACTCATCCGTCTTTTTCAGGAAAAGGGTACTGCCACAATTGATTTTTTGCACGAACTTTCCACGGAGGCGGCCATGAAATGGCTGACCGACCTGCCAGGCGTCGGCCCCAAGACGGCGACGCTTTTGCTGCTCTTCAACTTCAAAAAGCCCTTACTTCCCGTCGACACGCACGTACACCGCGTCACCCAGCGCTTGGGGCTCATCGGCCCAAAGGTGAGCGCCGCCAAAGCACATGACCTGTTGCTCAGGTACTTACCCCGAGATGCCACGGTACTCTTCAATTTCCACAAGCATTTCTACTGGCACGGGCAGCGCGTTTGCACCTGGTACGATCCCAAATGCTCCGAGTGCGTGTTGCGGACGATGTGCGACTATTACCAATCGGGTAAGACGACGGTGCTGAGCAGCACGGTGGGACGGAGGAAATTCTAG